GTCAACCTCGGCCTTCTGCCGACCAAGGGATTGACCCTGCCGCTGATGAGTTACGGCGGATCGGGCGTGATGATCAACTGCGTCGGCCTGGCTATCTTGCTGCGCATCGACTATGAGAACAGAGTCCTGATGCGGGGAGGGCGCGTATGAAACGTCTCCTGATCATGGCAGCCGGCACCGGCGGTCATATCTTCCCCGGCCTCGCGATTGCGCAGACGATGCGCGAGCGCGGCTGGCAGGTATCGTGGCTCGGCACCATGCACGGCATGGAGCGCGACATCGTGCCGAAGCACAAGGTCGAGATGGATTCGATCGACTTCGCCGGACTGCGCGGCAAGGGCTTGATGCACACGGTGCGCGGCGTGTTCAAGATGGCGGCCGGTTTTGTCCGCTGCTTCAACATCATCGGACGCCGCAGGCCCGATGTCGTGCTGGGCATGGGCGGCTATGTCACCGTGCCGGGCGGTGCGATGGCGAAGTTGCGTGGCGTGCCGCTGGTGCTGGTGAATGCGGACGCGGCTCTGCTGCTGTCGAACAAGACGCTCGCGCCGCTGGCAAAGCGCGTCCTGTTCGGCTTTCCCGCTGATTTCGGCAGTGCTGCCGGCAAGGCGATTGTCACCGGCAATCCGGTGCGCCAGGAAATCATCGCGCTGCCATTGCCGGCGCAGCGTTATCCGGGCCGCAGCGGCCCGTTGCGCTTGCTGGTGGTGGGCGGCAGCCTCGGCGCGAGAGTGCTGAACGAGTCCCTGCCTGCCGCGCTGGCGCGCATTCCGGCGGAGTTGCGACCGACGGTCACGCACCAGTCGGGCAAACAGCACATCGACGCCTTGCGCGCCGCGTACGCAAAAGCGCAGGTGCAGGCCGAGGTGCTGGATTTCATCGACGACATGCCGCGCCGCTATGCGGACGCGGACCTGGTGATCTGCCGCGCCGGCGCGATCACCGTGTCGGAACTGACGGCGGCCGGCGTCGCCAGCGTGCTGGTGCCGCTGGTCGCATCGACCACTTCGCATCAACGCGATAACGCGCAGTGGATGGCCGGCCAGGATGCAGCCATCCATCTGCCGCAAACGGAACTGACGCCGGAAAAACTGGCGGATTTGTTGCAGTCGCTGACACGCGAACGCTGCCTGGCAATGGCGGAGGCAGCTCACGCCATCGGAAGGCGGCAGGCGAACGAGGCGATTGCGGATGTATTGGAAGAATTGAGTAACAAGACATGAAACACAAGGTAAAAAACATTCACTTCGTCGGCATCGGCGGTTCCGGCATGAGCGGCATCGCCGAAGTGCTGCTCAACCTCGGCTATACCGTTTCCGGTTCCGATCTGGGCAGCAACGCGGCCACGCAGCGTCTCGCGCAACTGGGCGCGAAAGTGACGCAGGGCCATGCCGCGCAGAACATCGAGGGCGCGGACGCGGTCGTGACCTCGACCGCCGTCAAGCAGGACAACCCGGAAGTCGTTGCTGCGCGTGCGAAACGCATCCCGATCGTGCCGCGCGCGATCATGCTGGCGGAACTGATGCGCCTGAAGCAGGGCATCGCGATTGCCGGCACGCATGGCAAGACCACCACCACCAGCCTGGTGGCGAGTGTGCTGGCCGAAGGCGGGCTCGATCCGACTTTCGTCATCGGCGGACGCCTGAACAGCGTCGGCGCGAACGCACAACTCGGCGCGGGGGACTTCATCGTCGCCGAAGCCGACGAGTCCGACGCCTCGTTCCTGAATCTGTCGCCCTGCATCGAGGTCATCACCAACATCGATGCCGATCATATGGAAACCTATGATCACAGCTTCGCCAAGCTCAAGCATGCGTTTGTCGATTTCACGCAGCGGCTGCCTTTCTACGGCGTGGTGATGCTGTGCATCGACGACGCGAACGTGCGCGAGATCATGCCCTTCATCTCCAAGCCCATTCTCACCTACGGCTTCCGCGAGGATGCGCAGGTACGCGCGGTCGATGCGAAGGCGGTCAACAGCCACATGGAATTCACCGTGCTGCAGGATGGTTACGAGCCGATGACGGTGCGCCTGCATCAGCCCGGCATGCACAACGTGCAGAACGCCTGCGCTGCGATTGCGATTGCGCGCGAAATCGGCGTGGCCGACAGCGCGACGCAAAAGGCGCTGTCGGAGTTCCGCGGCGTCGGCCGGCGCTTCACGCGCTACGGCGAAGTCAACCTTCCGGGCGGTGGCGCGTTCACGCTAGTGGACGACTACGGACATCATCCGGTCGAAACCGCCGCGACGCTGGCTGCCGCACGCGGTGCCTTCCCGGGGAGGCGGCTGGTGCTGGCGTTCCAGCCGCATCGCTACACCCGCACGCGCGATCTGTTCGAGGATTTCGTCAAGGTGCTGTCAACGGCCGATGCCTTGGTGCTGGCCGAAGTCTATGCCGCCGGTGAGCAGCCGATCGTCGCTGCCGACGGCCGCGCCCTGGCGCATGCGCTGCGCGTGGTGGGCAAGGTGGAGCCTATTTTCGTGGAAGACATCGCCGACATGCCGGACGCGATCATGAACACGGCGCGCGATGGCGATGTCGTGATCACGATGGGCGCGGGTTCGATCAGCGGCGTGCCGGGAAAACTGGCGCAGGCAAGTTGAGTAATGCAGGTTCAATCATGAGTGCAAAAGCAATGACAAGTGAATTCGGAAAAGTCGGCGTGCTGTTCGGCGGCCGTTCCGCCGAGCGTGAAGTGTCGCTCATGTCGGGCGGCGGCGTGCTGGCAGCCTTGCAGAGCAAGGGTATCGACGCGCACGGATTCGACCCTGCGCAACGCAGCCTGGCAGAGCTGGCCGCGGAAAAGTTCGACCGCGTCTTCATCGCACTGCATGGTCGCTACGGCGAGGATGGCACCTTGCAGGGCGCGCTGGAACAGCTCGGCATTCCCTATACCGGCTCGGGCGTGATGGGGTCGTCGATCGGCATGGACAAGGTGATGTCCAAGCGCATCTGGCTCAGTCACGGCCTGCCGACGCCGCGCTTCATCGTGCTCGATTCGAAGACCGCATCCGTCGAGGAGTTGCGCAAGGTGCCGGACGAACTCGGCCTGCCCCTGATGCTGAAAGCGCCGCATGAAGGCTCGACGATCGGCATCAGCAAGGTGACCAGCGCTGCTGATATGCAGGGCGGTTTCGAACTTTGCGCCAAATACGATGAGGTCGTGCTGGCGGAGGAGTTCATCGCCGGACGCGAACTGACCGTGCCGGTGCTCGGCGCGGGGCGCAATGCGCGCGCCTTGCCGATCGTGGAGATCCGCGCGCCGCAGGGCAACTACGATTATCAGAACAAGTATTTCAGCGACGACACGCAGTACCTGTGTCCCGCGCCGCTGGACGATGCGCTGACGCAAAAGATTCAGACGCTGGCGGTGCGCGCCTTCAATGCGATCGGCTGCACCGGTTGGGCGCGGGTGGATTTCATGCTGCGCGCGACCGACAACGCACCGTATCTGCTAGAGATCAATACCTCGCCGGGCATGACGGGGCATTCGCTGGTGCCGATGTCGGCCAAGGCGGCGGGAGTCAGCTACGAGGATTTGTGCGTGGAGATCCTGAGGTCGGCGGATCTCGATCTGCATTCGTCGAAAGACTGGAAACCAGTCTAGCAAGGGATAGCCAACGACCATGTGGCATGACGTTCGAATGCTGAATGCAACAACCAACGCCCTGCTGGGTCTGCTCGCCTTGAGCTTGCTGGCATCCGGCGTGTGGTGGTTGACGCAGCGTCCGATATTCACGCTCAAGGTCATCACGATCCAGGGCATGCAGCAGGGGGCAGAGTTGCAGGAATTGCGCCACGTCAGCGCATCGACCGTCAGGAATACGGCAGTACCGCACATCAAGGGCAATTTCTTCACGACGGACCTGAATGCGGTGCGTCAGGCGTTCGAGGCGGTGCCCTGGGTGCGCAAGGCATCGGTGCGGCGCGAATGGCCGAACCGGCTGATCGTGTCGCTGGAAGAGCACGAGCCGCTCGGCACCTGGGGCGACGATGGACGCCTGTTGTCGGCGAAGGGCGATGTGTTCACCGCCAATCTGGCCGAGGCGGAAGAGGATGGCGAACTGGTCGAATTCCGCGGGCCGGAAGGCAGCGAAAAGGAAGTGGTGGTGCGGTACCGGGAATTGCAGCAATGGTTTGCGCCCGTCAAGCTGGAGCCCGAGTCGTTGCAGCTGTCCGGCCGCTATGCATGGACCGTCAAGCTCAACAACGGCATGACGGTCGAGCTTGGACGTGAACAGAGCAGCACGACATTGAAGGACCGCGTCGACCGGCTGGTCGGGATTTATCCGGAACTGGTCGCGCGGCTGCAGGACAGGATTGAAAGCGTGGATATGCGTTATCCGAACGGGTTGGCTCTGAAAGCGCATGGACTGGTGTTCGGATTGGACAAAAAGGGACTGCCACGAGGTAACTGACACATTTTTTCCGGGCATGACCGGCGCGCTGCGGCGTTGTCCGCTGTTTGCAGTGCTCGCACTGCGGCACATCGGACGCCTTGCATCGCATCCGGCCATGCCCGCCAAAATGCACCAGTTACCCCGTGACAGCCCCTCAAAAAAAGTAAGCGGAACGACATGACAAAAGACGCAAAAAATCTGATCGTCGGCCTCGACATCGGCACTTCGAAAGTGGTGGCGGTGGTGGCGGAAGTCATGCCCAACGGGAGGCATGAGGTCATCGGGTTGGGCCAACAGGAATCCAAGGGGCTGAAGAAAGGTGTCGTCGTCAACATCGAGGCGACGGTCGAATCGATCCAGCGCGCGCTCGAAGAAGCCGAATTGATGGCCGACTGCAAGATCCGGAATGTCTACACCGGCATCGCCGGCAGCCATATCCGCAGCTTCAATTCCAGCGGCATGGTGGCGATCAAGGATAGGGAAGTTACTTCCACCGACGTTGCGCGCGTGATCGAGACAGCCAAAGCGGTCAACATTCCGACCGACCAGCAACTGTTGCACACGGTGCCGCAGGAATTCATCGTCGATAGCCAGGAAGACGTGCGCGAGCCGATCGGCATGAGCGGCATCCGCCTCGAAGTGAAGGTGCACATCGTCACCGGCGCGGTATCCGCAGTGCAGAACATCGTCAAGTGCGTGCGGCGCTGCGGGCTGGAAGTGTCGGACCTGATCCTGCAGCCGATGGCATCCGCCGATTCGGTCCTGACGCCGGACGAGAAGGAGCTGGGCGTCGTGCTGATCGACATCGGCGGCGGCACCACCGACGTCGCGATATTCACCGAAGGCGCGATTCGCCACACGGCGGTGATCCCGATCGCGGGCGACCAGATCACCAACGACGTGGCGA
The Noviherbaspirillum cavernae DNA segment above includes these coding regions:
- the murG gene encoding undecaprenyldiphospho-muramoylpentapeptide beta-N-acetylglucosaminyltransferase; the protein is MKRLLIMAAGTGGHIFPGLAIAQTMRERGWQVSWLGTMHGMERDIVPKHKVEMDSIDFAGLRGKGLMHTVRGVFKMAAGFVRCFNIIGRRRPDVVLGMGGYVTVPGGAMAKLRGVPLVLVNADAALLLSNKTLAPLAKRVLFGFPADFGSAAGKAIVTGNPVRQEIIALPLPAQRYPGRSGPLRLLVVGGSLGARVLNESLPAALARIPAELRPTVTHQSGKQHIDALRAAYAKAQVQAEVLDFIDDMPRRYADADLVICRAGAITVSELTAAGVASVLVPLVASTTSHQRDNAQWMAGQDAAIHLPQTELTPEKLADLLQSLTRERCLAMAEAAHAIGRRQANEAIADVLEELSNKT
- the murC gene encoding UDP-N-acetylmuramate--L-alanine ligase, which translates into the protein MKHKVKNIHFVGIGGSGMSGIAEVLLNLGYTVSGSDLGSNAATQRLAQLGAKVTQGHAAQNIEGADAVVTSTAVKQDNPEVVAARAKRIPIVPRAIMLAELMRLKQGIAIAGTHGKTTTTSLVASVLAEGGLDPTFVIGGRLNSVGANAQLGAGDFIVAEADESDASFLNLSPCIEVITNIDADHMETYDHSFAKLKHAFVDFTQRLPFYGVVMLCIDDANVREIMPFISKPILTYGFREDAQVRAVDAKAVNSHMEFTVLQDGYEPMTVRLHQPGMHNVQNACAAIAIAREIGVADSATQKALSEFRGVGRRFTRYGEVNLPGGGAFTLVDDYGHHPVETAATLAAARGAFPGRRLVLAFQPHRYTRTRDLFEDFVKVLSTADALVLAEVYAAGEQPIVAADGRALAHALRVVGKVEPIFVEDIADMPDAIMNTARDGDVVITMGAGSISGVPGKLAQAS
- a CDS encoding D-alanine--D-alanine ligase encodes the protein MTSEFGKVGVLFGGRSAEREVSLMSGGGVLAALQSKGIDAHGFDPAQRSLAELAAEKFDRVFIALHGRYGEDGTLQGALEQLGIPYTGSGVMGSSIGMDKVMSKRIWLSHGLPTPRFIVLDSKTASVEELRKVPDELGLPLMLKAPHEGSTIGISKVTSAADMQGGFELCAKYDEVVLAEEFIAGRELTVPVLGAGRNARALPIVEIRAPQGNYDYQNKYFSDDTQYLCPAPLDDALTQKIQTLAVRAFNAIGCTGWARVDFMLRATDNAPYLLEINTSPGMTGHSLVPMSAKAAGVSYEDLCVEILRSADLDLHSSKDWKPV
- a CDS encoding cell division protein FtsQ/DivIB → MWHDVRMLNATTNALLGLLALSLLASGVWWLTQRPIFTLKVITIQGMQQGAELQELRHVSASTVRNTAVPHIKGNFFTTDLNAVRQAFEAVPWVRKASVRREWPNRLIVSLEEHEPLGTWGDDGRLLSAKGDVFTANLAEAEEDGELVEFRGPEGSEKEVVVRYRELQQWFAPVKLEPESLQLSGRYAWTVKLNNGMTVELGREQSSTTLKDRVDRLVGIYPELVARLQDRIESVDMRYPNGLALKAHGLVFGLDKKGLPRGN
- the ftsA gene encoding cell division protein FtsA yields the protein MTKDAKNLIVGLDIGTSKVVAVVAEVMPNGRHEVIGLGQQESKGLKKGVVVNIEATVESIQRALEEAELMADCKIRNVYTGIAGSHIRSFNSSGMVAIKDREVTSTDVARVIETAKAVNIPTDQQLLHTVPQEFIVDSQEDVREPIGMSGIRLEVKVHIVTGAVSAVQNIVKCVRRCGLEVSDLILQPMASADSVLTPDEKELGVVLIDIGGGTTDVAIFTEGAIRHTAVIPIAGDQITNDVAMALRTPTAEAEEIKLRYGVSKQVLADPNETLEVPGLGDRGTRTLSRQALAAVIEPRVEELFALVHQVVRESGYEEVLSSGIVLTGGTAMMPGMVELAEDIFLKPARLGVPEYNGQLADVVRSPRYSTVLGLLLEAKKQYLRGHIVTRQDGSVKAIWQRMKEWFLGNF